One genomic segment of Mytilus trossulus isolate FHL-02 chromosome 4, PNRI_Mtr1.1.1.hap1, whole genome shotgun sequence includes these proteins:
- the LOC134714907 gene encoding F-box/LRR-repeat protein 2-like produces the protein MDSLPPELILNILSYLPQHDLLLRIRNVSKYWNQLAHAPRLWYKLDVRRSEETTSLYLENIDLLCVHIKHLLTDEEFLVKVCYHRTPKPHFKNLRNLDLSSVYLATTSVITDFISECTNLESISVRFDDSILFRDIFKTLSKLNLKDLHINYSGDDVEFLFILEELSRNKYSKTLSIHCNTIQNNTVRFLLENFQNLKSLDVTSSYLKNDTFMSMQRLLSLNALSLDYTRVNDAGLKLIARNVPNLKFFSVVRCEDISDEGIVNIAENCPFLEQIHICRSYTISGSTLVAIAKGCPRLQRLSVMACAQMDDAGVESLVMKCKHLQVLILNFCIQLTDQSLFSISRFCTTLRKLDISNNGKFTSKGISSLLQSCKLLELLNSASCGGITDLRFPVSRTGIKLSNKSFDNEDTILAKLVTVNERATNDNSYSISNHQHCHIRSMNLSHTSINNISVLELSFLCPDLRNLYLFGCKNVTIDIVECLFNNCVFMEKISVKRKTIFRKNIFLHAVS, from the coding sequence atGGATTCTTTACCACCGGAATTGATATTGAATATATTATCCTATTTACCACAACATGACCTCCTCTTACGAATCAGAAACGTTTCCAAGTATTGGAACCAATTGGCACACGCACCTCGTTTATGGTATAAACTGGACGTTAGACGCAGCGAAGAAACGACATCGTTATATCTGGAGAATATTGACCTACTATGCGTTCATATAAAGCATCTTCTTACAGATGAGGAATTTTTAGTGAAAGTTTGTTATCATCGAACACCAAAGCCACATTTCAAGAATCTTCGAAACTTGGACTTATCAAGTGTATATCTGGCAACGACGAGTGTCATTACAGATTTTATTTCCGAATGTACTAATCTTGAATCAATCAGTGTTCGATTTGATGATAGCATTTTATTCcgtgatatttttaaaacattatcaaaGTTAAATCTGAAAGATTTACATATTAACTATAGTGGAGATGACGTGgaatttctatttattttggaAGAACTTTCTCGAAACAAATATTCCAAGACATTATCAATTCATTGCAACACTATTCAAAATAACACAGTGCGTTTTCTTTTGGAGAATTTCCAGAATTTAAAGTCATTAGATGTAACTAGTTCTTATTTAAAGAATGACACGTTCATGTCGATGCAACGTTTGTTATCCCTTAATGCTTTGAGCTTAGATTATACTAGGGTGAATGATGCCGGGCTAAAGTTAATTGCCAGGAACGTTCCGAATCTTAAGTTTTTCTCCGTAGTCAGGTGCGAGGATATATCAGACGAAGGCATTGTAAATATCGCAGAAAATTGTCCGTTTCTGGAACAAATTCACATTTGTAGATCGTATACGATCTCTGGTAGTACCTTGGTAGCGATAGCGAAAGGTTGCCCACGCCTACAGCGGCTGTCGGTTATGGCATGTGCACAAATGGATGACGCGGGTGTGGAATCACTGGTTATGAAATGCAAACATTTACAGGTGTTGATTTTAAACTTCTGTATACAATTAACAGATCAAAGTTTATTCAGTATCTCCAGATTTTGTACAACCCTCCGAAAGTTAGATATTAGTAATAACGGTAAGTTTACTTCTAAAGGGATATCTTCGCTTTTACAGTCGTGTAAATTGCTGGAACTACTTAACAGTGCTTCATGTGGTGGAATCACAGACTTGCGATTCCCTGTGTCTCGTACTGGGATAAAACTCAGTAATAAATCATTTGACAATGAAGACACCATTCTAGCAAAACTAGTGACTGTAAATGAACGTGCTACGAACGACAACTCGTATTCAATATCCAATCATCAACATTGCCATATAAGATCAATGAACCTAAGCCACACATCCATCAATAATATATCTGTGCTAGAATTGTCGTTTTTATGTCCcgatttaagaaatttataccTTTTTGGGTGCAAAAATGTAACAATTGATATTGTCGAATGTCTTTTTAATAATTGCGTGTTTATGGAGAAAATAAGTGTGAAAAGGAAAACGATTTTCCGCAAGAACATATTTCTTCATGCGGTTTCTTGA